One region of Hoeflea sp. 108 genomic DNA includes:
- a CDS encoding ABC transporter permease has product MTTDATKTGAAARPGLLRRMRNSDVWWSFTHSKSAMIAAVILAVLVLAAVFAPLIAPQNPYDAAQLDMWKAELPPIWEPTGEWPYLLGTDTQGRDMLSAILYGTRISIVIGLGSVALSLLIGMTAGLCAGFFGGFVDNLLMRLGDVTLSIPTILIAILVSTVVRQMLPDGLREIGAAAVLVLAISLSSWVQYARTVRAQTIVERNKEYVQAARLLKVPPRRILAYHILPNTLTPVLVAATLNFGMAILTEATLSFLGIGMPPGQPSLGTLIRIGNQFLFSGSWWIVLFPVIQLCLLVVVVNILGDWLRDVLNPKLR; this is encoded by the coding sequence ATGACGACCGACGCAACGAAAACAGGCGCTGCTGCGCGTCCCGGCCTGTTGCGGCGTATGCGCAACAGCGATGTCTGGTGGTCCTTCACCCACAGCAAGTCGGCGATGATCGCTGCAGTGATCCTTGCCGTGCTGGTGCTTGCCGCCGTCTTTGCGCCGCTGATTGCGCCGCAGAACCCCTATGATGCGGCCCAGCTCGACATGTGGAAGGCGGAACTGCCGCCGATTTGGGAGCCGACGGGCGAGTGGCCCTATCTGCTCGGCACCGACACGCAAGGCCGCGACATGCTGTCGGCCATCCTGTATGGCACGCGCATCTCCATCGTCATCGGCCTCGGCTCGGTGGCGCTGTCACTGCTGATCGGCATGACGGCAGGTCTTTGCGCCGGCTTTTTCGGCGGCTTCGTCGACAACCTGTTGATGCGCCTCGGCGACGTCACCTTGTCGATCCCGACCATCCTGATCGCAATCCTGGTGTCGACAGTCGTACGGCAGATGCTGCCTGACGGGTTGCGCGAGATCGGTGCTGCCGCGGTTCTGGTGCTGGCCATCTCGCTGTCGTCGTGGGTGCAATATGCCCGCACGGTCCGTGCCCAGACCATCGTCGAGCGCAACAAGGAATATGTCCAGGCAGCAAGGCTGCTGAAAGTGCCGCCGCGCCGTATCCTGGCCTACCACATCCTGCCCAACACGCTGACGCCGGTGCTGGTTGCCGCGACGCTGAACTTCGGCATGGCGATCCTGACCGAAGCGACGCTGTCGTTCCTGGGCATCGGCATGCCGCCTGGACAGCCGTCGCTCGGAACGTTGATCCGCATCGGCAACCAGTTCCTGTTTTCCGGCTCGTGGTGGATCGTCCTGTTTCCGGTGATCCAGCTCTGTCTGCTCGTCGTCGTCGTCAACATACTGGGCGACTGGCTGCGAGACGTGCTCAATCCGAAACTGAGGTAA
- a CDS encoding aspartate/glutamate racemase family protein: MHIRLINPNSTASMTNQALESALRVASAGTHVSAVNPTRTPVSIEGSADEALAVPDMLSEIRKGEEQGVDAYVIACFDDPGLHAAREVAKGPVIGICQAAVQVAMTISRRFSVVTTLPRSVPIIEDIVQAYGAGHHCRAVHSIDLPVLGLEEDPETAERLLVEAIERAKIEDRAEAIILGCAGMSSLCDRLAKATGVPVIDGVTAALKIAEALVGAGYVTSKVNAYDFPRQKGPVAVDAEVQLMAAS; this comes from the coding sequence GTGCATATTCGCCTGATCAACCCAAATTCGACCGCTTCCATGACCAACCAGGCGCTGGAAAGCGCGCTGCGCGTGGCAAGTGCGGGCACCCATGTGAGCGCCGTCAATCCGACCCGGACGCCTGTCAGCATCGAGGGCAGCGCCGACGAGGCACTTGCCGTGCCTGATATGCTGTCGGAAATCCGCAAGGGGGAGGAGCAGGGCGTCGACGCCTATGTCATCGCTTGCTTCGACGACCCCGGCCTGCATGCCGCGCGCGAAGTTGCCAAGGGACCGGTCATCGGCATCTGCCAAGCGGCCGTTCAGGTGGCCATGACCATCAGCCGGCGCTTCTCCGTGGTCACCACGCTGCCGCGTTCGGTGCCGATCATCGAGGACATCGTCCAGGCTTATGGCGCCGGGCACCACTGCCGCGCCGTGCACTCGATCGACCTGCCGGTGCTAGGCCTCGAGGAAGACCCAGAGACGGCGGAGCGGCTGCTGGTCGAGGCGATCGAGCGCGCCAAGATCGAAGACCGCGCCGAGGCGATTATCCTGGGCTGTGCCGGCATGTCGAGCCTGTGTGACAGGCTGGCCAAGGCAACGGGCGTGCCTGTTATTGATGGCGTCACCGCTGCACTCAAGATCGCCGAGGCGCTCGTCGGCGCCGGCTACGTGACCTCGAAGGTCAATGCCTATGATTTCCCGCGGCAAAAGGGACCTGTTGCCGTCGATGCGGAAGTCCAGTTGATGGCGGCGAGCTGA
- a CDS encoding amidohydrolase family protein, whose protein sequence is MSDLLLLHGTIVTVDAERRIIEDGAIAISGDRIVDIGSASDLAPRHQDKKVVDCRGKLIIPGLIDAHGHAGHVLIRSIAADTNSMWMQIVTPTYYHYTTRDYWYADGLVSGLERLRAGVTTGVSIISSMPRSDDPVFASNHAKAYGEIGLREIICVGPAGLPWPHPVTRWESGKPERRHVSFEEMIEGAEATIQELNGSADGRINVFLTPFTIVPSLDPSNMTTPDRAVKLTDNDRMQARRVRETARKWGVRIHSDAFAGQIRMAFQDKENAILGPDVHLQHCWGISHEEVDILAETGTFVTHAPPGRSTPILDMISKGVPVAVTSDGVSPSRHFDMFQMARLAQYTQHLLHNHDRYLLPPGKMFEMITIDAAKALGMDHEIGSLEVGKKADIAVIDMRQPHLTPNWMVVHRLVQQVLGSDVDTVIVDGKILMEGRKVLTTDVEQALNFGEREAQALVDRAGLQAHMHDPAWGKLYRTFEEAVVPPAPPVL, encoded by the coding sequence ATGAGCGACCTGCTGTTGCTTCATGGAACCATCGTCACGGTAGATGCCGAGCGGCGCATCATCGAGGATGGTGCAATCGCCATATCGGGCGACAGGATTGTCGACATTGGCTCGGCCAGCGACCTCGCTCCCAGGCATCAAGACAAGAAGGTCGTCGACTGCCGGGGCAAGCTCATCATTCCCGGCCTCATCGACGCCCACGGCCACGCCGGACACGTGCTGATCCGCAGCATCGCTGCCGACACCAATTCCATGTGGATGCAGATCGTCACGCCGACTTACTATCACTACACCACCCGCGACTACTGGTACGCCGACGGCCTGGTTTCAGGCCTTGAACGCCTGCGCGCCGGCGTCACGACAGGCGTCAGCATCATCTCGTCGATGCCGCGCAGCGACGATCCCGTCTTCGCCAGCAACCATGCCAAGGCCTATGGCGAAATCGGCCTGCGCGAGATCATCTGCGTCGGCCCGGCCGGCCTGCCCTGGCCGCACCCTGTGACTCGCTGGGAGAGCGGCAAGCCGGAGCGCCGGCACGTCTCCTTCGAGGAAATGATCGAGGGCGCTGAGGCGACCATCCAGGAGTTGAACGGCAGCGCTGACGGCCGGATCAATGTATTCCTGACGCCCTTCACCATCGTGCCGTCGCTCGATCCGTCCAACATGACGACGCCCGACCGGGCGGTAAAGCTCACCGACAACGACCGCATGCAGGCCCGTCGTGTGCGCGAGACGGCGCGCAAATGGGGCGTGCGCATTCATTCCGACGCCTTCGCCGGCCAGATCCGGATGGCCTTCCAGGACAAGGAAAACGCCATCCTCGGCCCCGACGTCCACCTGCAGCATTGCTGGGGCATATCCCACGAGGAAGTCGATATCCTGGCCGAAACCGGCACCTTCGTCACCCACGCCCCGCCCGGCCGCTCGACGCCGATCCTCGACATGATCTCCAAGGGCGTGCCGGTCGCCGTCACCTCCGATGGCGTATCCCCGAGCCGCCATTTCGACATGTTCCAGATGGCGCGGCTTGCCCAATACACCCAGCACCTACTGCACAATCACGACCGCTATCTGCTGCCGCCGGGCAAGATGTTCGAGATGATCACCATCGATGCCGCAAAGGCACTCGGCATGGATCACGAGATCGGCTCGCTGGAAGTCGGCAAGAAGGCCGACATAGCCGTCATCGACATGCGCCAGCCGCACCTGACGCCGAACTGGATGGTCGTCCACCGCCTGGTCCAGCAGGTGCTCGGCAGCGATGTCGACACCGTCATCGTCGACGGCAAGATCCTGATGGAAGGCCGCAAGGTGCTGACGACCGACGTCGAGCAGGCGCTCAATTTCGGCGAGCGCGAGGCACAGGCCCTGGTCGACCGGGCCGGCCTGCAGGCGCATATGCACGACCCGGCCTGGGGCAAGCTGTACCGTACGTTCGAGGAAGCGGTGGTGCCGCCGGCGCCGCCGGTTCTGTAA
- a CDS encoding ABC transporter ATP-binding protein, protein MTAMTSYKTSALSVDGLVKTFDVSAPWLNRVVERKPRQYLQAVNDISFEVPLGGCLSLVGESGCGKSTVARLVTGLYRANAGELRFAPGEDGQPLSAQMIFQDPYASLNPRWRVKNIIAEPIREMKLRNTAEEIDERVVELLKIVGLSASDGEKFPHEFSGGQRQRISIARALASEPRFLVCDEPTSALDVSVQAQVLNLMRKLQDEFGLTYLFISHDMSVVRHMSDRIAVMYLGRIVEEGETEELFARPRHPYTQLLLQTIPNIEKPHRDRVIAAGEVPSPLKPPSGCTFHPRCPMATARCSAELPEVRTLASGTRVACHLVQDE, encoded by the coding sequence ATGACCGCGATGACTTCATACAAGACCTCGGCGCTCAGCGTCGACGGGCTCGTCAAGACGTTCGACGTTTCGGCGCCTTGGCTCAACCGCGTCGTCGAGCGCAAGCCGCGCCAGTATCTGCAGGCGGTCAACGACATCAGCTTCGAGGTGCCGCTGGGCGGTTGCCTCAGCCTCGTCGGCGAAAGCGGCTGCGGCAAGTCTACAGTCGCCCGCCTGGTGACCGGCCTCTACCGAGCCAATGCAGGCGAGCTGCGCTTCGCGCCCGGCGAGGACGGCCAGCCGCTGTCGGCGCAGATGATCTTCCAGGACCCCTACGCCTCGCTCAATCCGCGCTGGCGGGTGAAGAACATCATCGCCGAGCCCATCCGAGAGATGAAACTCCGGAACACGGCAGAGGAGATCGACGAGCGCGTTGTCGAACTCTTGAAGATCGTCGGTCTGTCGGCGTCAGACGGCGAGAAGTTCCCGCACGAGTTCTCGGGCGGCCAGCGCCAGCGCATCTCGATTGCGCGTGCGCTCGCCAGCGAGCCGCGCTTTTTGGTCTGCGACGAGCCGACCTCGGCCCTCGACGTCTCCGTGCAGGCGCAGGTGCTGAACCTGATGCGCAAGCTGCAGGACGAGTTCGGCCTGACCTACCTGTTCATCAGCCACGACATGAGCGTGGTCAGGCATATGTCCGACCGCATCGCGGTGATGTATCTCGGCCGCATCGTCGAGGAGGGCGAAACCGAGGAGCTGTTCGCCAGGCCGCGTCATCCCTATACGCAGCTTCTGCTGCAGACGATCCCCAACATCGAGAAGCCGCATCGCGACCGTGTGATTGCCGCAGGCGAAGTGCCGAGTCCGCTCAAGCCGCCATCCGGCTGCACCTTCCATCCGCGTTGCCCGATGGCGACGGCACGTTGCTCGGCGGAACTGCCGGAAGTGCGCACGCTGGCAAGTGGTACGCGCGTCGCCTGCCATCTGGTGCAGGACGAGTAG
- a CDS encoding oligopeptide/dipeptide ABC transporter ATP-binding protein, with product MADTEKAVLEVRNLKVEFPGRRGVATALSDVSLSIRPGEILGVVGESGAGKSMTGLAIQGLLERPGRIADGEIWLGDRRIDQLDDREMESIRGREIGAIFQDPLTSLNPLFTVGAQLTETIRQHLPLSKVEARARAISLLKDVGIPSPEDRFGQYPHQFSGGMRQRVVIALALAASPKLIIADEPTTALDVSIQAQITSLLRKLCKEKQTAVMLVTHDMGVIAETADRIAVMYAGRLVEIGPVAEVLHAPKHPYTRGLMASIPALGARVERLNQIDGSMPRLDAIPNGCAFNPRCRDAGPRCSRERPSLLAAGTGASACWINAGGTA from the coding sequence ATGGCTGATACCGAGAAGGCAGTGCTCGAAGTACGCAACCTCAAGGTCGAATTTCCCGGCCGGCGCGGGGTTGCCACCGCACTTTCCGACGTGAGCCTGTCGATCCGCCCGGGCGAGATCCTGGGTGTCGTCGGCGAGTCCGGTGCCGGCAAGTCGATGACGGGCCTTGCGATCCAGGGCCTGCTCGAGCGGCCGGGCCGTATCGCCGATGGCGAGATCTGGCTCGGCGATCGCCGCATCGACCAGCTCGACGACCGCGAGATGGAGTCGATCCGCGGCCGCGAGATCGGCGCGATCTTCCAGGACCCGCTGACCTCGCTCAATCCGCTGTTCACTGTTGGCGCGCAACTGACGGAGACCATTCGCCAGCATCTGCCGCTAAGCAAGGTCGAGGCCAGGGCGCGCGCGATCTCGCTGCTCAAGGATGTCGGCATTCCGTCGCCGGAAGATCGCTTCGGCCAGTATCCGCACCAGTTTTCCGGTGGCATGCGTCAGCGCGTGGTGATTGCGCTTGCCCTGGCCGCCTCGCCGAAGCTGATCATCGCCGACGAGCCGACCACTGCGCTCGACGTTTCCATCCAGGCGCAGATCACTTCGCTTCTGCGCAAGCTTTGCAAGGAAAAACAGACGGCGGTGATGCTGGTGACCCACGACATGGGCGTCATCGCCGAGACGGCCGACCGCATCGCAGTCATGTATGCCGGTCGCCTTGTCGAGATCGGGCCTGTCGCCGAAGTGCTGCACGCCCCCAAGCATCCCTATACGCGCGGGCTGATGGCCTCGATCCCGGCGCTCGGCGCTCGCGTCGAGCGACTCAACCAGATCGACGGTTCGATGCCGCGGCTCGATGCGATCCCCAATGGCTGTGCCTTCAACCCGCGCTGCCGAGACGCCGGACCGCGCTGCTCGCGGGAGCGGCCGAGCCTGCTGGCGGCGGGCACGGGAGCGAGCGCATGCTGGATCAATGCAGGAGGAACCGCATGA
- a CDS encoding flavin reductase family protein, protein MEFDFTKLEMESRYRLLTNFIGPRPIALVTTRSATGRSNAAPMSFFNVFSHEPPIVVLGIQPRATGEDKDTVVNIRRTGEFVVNMVDMALSQQMLVCGLGFESDVDELEMAGLPTARSVQIDVDYVTNAPCAFECRVERLIEYPRRLLVLGEVVHMHVRRDCLDEAGRYVNPEVYQPIARLHADNYITSDRQFVLKAPTIADVLKANESGE, encoded by the coding sequence ATGGAGTTCGATTTTACGAAGCTGGAGATGGAGAGCCGATATCGGCTGCTGACCAACTTCATTGGTCCGCGCCCGATCGCGCTTGTCACCACCCGCTCGGCCACGGGGCGCAGCAATGCGGCGCCGATGAGCTTCTTCAACGTGTTTTCGCATGAGCCGCCGATCGTGGTGCTGGGCATCCAGCCGCGCGCGACCGGCGAGGACAAGGACACTGTCGTCAACATCCGTCGCACGGGCGAGTTCGTGGTCAACATGGTCGACATGGCGCTGTCGCAGCAGATGCTGGTCTGTGGCCTGGGCTTCGAAAGCGATGTCGACGAACTCGAAATGGCCGGACTGCCCACTGCCCGCAGCGTCCAGATCGATGTCGACTACGTCACCAATGCGCCATGCGCCTTCGAATGCCGCGTCGAGCGGCTGATCGAATATCCGCGCCGCCTGCTCGTGCTGGGTGAAGTGGTCCACATGCATGTGCGCCGCGACTGCCTCGACGAGGCAGGGCGCTATGTGAATCCGGAAGTGTATCAGCCGATCGCCCGGCTTCACGCGGACAACTACATCACCTCCGACCGCCAGTTTGTGCTCAAGGCCCCTACAATTGCGGATGTGCTCAAGGCAAACGAAAGCGGCGAATAG
- a CDS encoding ABC transporter substrate-binding protein produces MSRFKKLILGAVAALAISAPATAETLRWGGRADIYSLDPDSIASTFNLSFLNHIYEGLVRYDANFKVEPALATKWELIDNKVWRFTLRQGVKFHNGADFTADDVIASLNRVTDPASPLRGNIPLYVSSKKVDDYTVDVEVSAPTSLFLNDMTNIFMFSAKWLKDNNTEKPTAVDTKTEGFATHNTNGTGPFKLESRVADSKTVLVVNDLWWDEKKHNLDRIEYMPIASAATRVAALLSGEVDLVDSAPIQDLPRLESSPGLSVLKKQEFRTVFLGFNRKEKLEDGRANPFNDVRVREAVEAAIDRDLINAKVMRGLARPSGSLIAPEIAGYAKSLDTYSKADPERAKKLLAEAGQEGLKFTYMCSNDESINEEDFCAGIANMLKRAGFDVSIDIAPRAVQSPKRTQGKADMFNLSWANEPTLDAYSILAQVLSTKNDKVGVSNYGGWSYPELDKLVAQSVQEPDSTKRLQLEEAALKIAKDDSILIPLHQQPIAWAMQGTVKSVDFRSDNKPRHWLTQMAGK; encoded by the coding sequence ATGTCTCGCTTTAAGAAACTCATTCTCGGTGCCGTTGCAGCACTTGCCATCTCCGCGCCGGCCACTGCGGAAACCCTGCGTTGGGGCGGTCGCGCCGACATCTATTCGCTTGATCCCGATTCGATCGCGTCGACGTTCAACCTGTCGTTTCTCAACCACATCTATGAAGGCCTGGTCCGCTACGACGCCAACTTCAAGGTCGAGCCGGCGTTGGCGACAAAGTGGGAGCTGATCGACAACAAGGTCTGGCGCTTCACGCTGCGCCAGGGCGTCAAGTTCCACAACGGCGCAGACTTCACCGCCGACGACGTGATCGCCTCGCTCAACCGCGTCACCGATCCGGCCTCGCCGCTGCGCGGCAACATCCCGCTCTATGTCAGCAGCAAGAAGGTCGACGACTACACCGTCGACGTCGAGGTCTCGGCGCCGACGTCGCTGTTCCTCAACGACATGACCAATATCTTCATGTTCAGCGCCAAGTGGCTGAAGGACAACAACACCGAGAAGCCGACCGCCGTCGACACCAAGACCGAAGGCTTCGCCACCCACAACACCAACGGCACCGGCCCGTTCAAGCTCGAGAGCCGTGTCGCCGACAGCAAGACCGTGCTGGTGGTCAACGACCTCTGGTGGGACGAGAAGAAGCACAATCTCGACCGCATCGAGTATATGCCGATCGCCTCGGCCGCGACCCGCGTCGCAGCGCTGCTGTCGGGTGAAGTCGACCTCGTCGATTCCGCACCGATCCAGGATCTGCCGCGCCTCGAAAGCTCGCCCGGCCTGTCGGTCCTGAAGAAGCAGGAGTTCCGCACGGTGTTCCTCGGCTTCAACCGCAAGGAGAAGCTGGAAGACGGTCGCGCCAATCCGTTCAACGATGTGCGCGTTCGTGAGGCAGTCGAAGCCGCCATCGACCGCGACCTGATCAACGCCAAGGTGATGCGCGGGCTTGCCCGTCCGTCCGGCTCGCTGATCGCTCCTGAGATCGCCGGCTACGCCAAGTCGCTCGACACCTACAGCAAGGCCGATCCGGAACGCGCCAAGAAGCTGCTCGCCGAGGCTGGCCAGGAAGGCCTGAAGTTCACCTACATGTGCTCCAACGACGAGAGCATCAACGAGGAGGATTTCTGCGCCGGCATCGCCAACATGCTGAAGCGCGCCGGTTTCGACGTCTCGATCGACATCGCACCGCGCGCCGTCCAGTCGCCCAAGCGCACGCAGGGCAAGGCCGACATGTTCAACCTGAGCTGGGCCAACGAGCCGACGCTCGACGCTTACTCGATCCTGGCGCAGGTTCTCTCGACCAAGAACGACAAGGTCGGTGTGTCGAACTATGGCGGATGGTCCTATCCGGAGCTGGACAAGCTGGTTGCCCAGTCGGTGCAGGAGCCTGACAGCACCAAGCGCCTGCAGCTCGAAGAGGCGGCCCTCAAGATCGCCAAGGATGACTCGATCCTGATTCCGCTGCACCAGCAGCCGATCGCCTGGGCAATGCAGGGCACGGTCAAGAGCGTCGACTTCCGCTCCGACAACAAGCCGCGTCACTGGCTGACCCAGATGGCGGGCAAGTAA
- a CDS encoding amidohydrolase family protein produces MTNLLLRNVRPYGGANSDVLIRDGRIAGIGRFEADPGMAVEDGKGAIAIPGLIDAHTHLDKTTWGLPWHENNRRAVLRERIDFERENRIALGLDPHRQSMRHAIGLAAHGATHIRSHVDIDPVHKLALVDGVMETREKLKGIIDIEIVAFPQSGLMVMPGTLELLDEALSQGCEVLGGIDPCGIDRDPKGQLDAIFALALKHQCPIDIHLHEAGDLGAFTMELMFERIRANGMQGKVAISHAFALGMNDYLRVGQLIEQIAELDVAILTTGAPSATVPSIMRLKQAGVRVGAGCDGIRDTWGPWGQPDMLDRAKIVGMKNGVRSDIELAHVLHIVSQGGADVMRIEGYGLAEGCNADLTLLTGETIAHAVVDVAPRPLVIKGGRITARNGQATVEMP; encoded by the coding sequence ATGACCAACCTGTTGCTCCGCAACGTTCGGCCCTATGGTGGCGCGAACTCCGATGTGCTGATCCGAGACGGCCGGATTGCAGGCATCGGCCGCTTCGAGGCGGATCCCGGCATGGCGGTCGAGGACGGCAAGGGCGCCATCGCCATTCCCGGCCTGATCGACGCGCATACCCATCTCGACAAGACCACCTGGGGCTTGCCCTGGCACGAGAACAACCGCCGCGCGGTGCTGCGCGAGCGCATCGATTTCGAGCGCGAGAACCGCATCGCGCTCGGCCTCGACCCGCATCGCCAGTCGATGCGGCACGCGATCGGCCTGGCGGCGCATGGCGCCACCCACATCCGCAGCCATGTCGACATCGATCCGGTCCACAAGCTGGCGCTGGTCGATGGCGTGATGGAAACCCGTGAGAAGCTCAAGGGCATCATCGACATCGAGATCGTTGCCTTCCCGCAGTCGGGCCTGATGGTCATGCCTGGCACGCTGGAATTGCTCGACGAGGCACTGAGCCAGGGCTGCGAAGTGCTCGGCGGCATCGATCCATGCGGCATCGACCGCGACCCCAAGGGGCAGTTGGACGCCATCTTTGCGTTGGCGCTGAAGCATCAGTGCCCGATCGACATCCATCTGCATGAGGCGGGCGATCTCGGCGCCTTCACCATGGAGCTGATGTTCGAGCGCATTCGCGCCAACGGCATGCAGGGCAAGGTCGCCATCAGCCACGCCTTTGCGCTCGGCATGAACGACTATCTGCGCGTCGGCCAACTGATCGAGCAGATCGCAGAGCTTGACGTGGCGATCCTGACGACGGGTGCGCCGTCGGCGACCGTGCCGTCGATCATGCGCCTCAAGCAGGCGGGCGTACGCGTCGGTGCCGGCTGTGATGGTATTCGTGACACGTGGGGTCCATGGGGCCAGCCGGACATGCTCGACCGCGCCAAGATCGTCGGTATGAAGAACGGTGTGCGCTCAGACATCGAGCTCGCACATGTGCTGCACATCGTCTCGCAGGGTGGTGCCGATGTCATGCGCATCGAGGGCTACGGCCTGGCGGAAGGCTGCAATGCAGACCTGACGCTGCTGACGGGCGAGACGATCGCCCATGCGGTGGTCGATGTCGCGCCGCGTCCGCTCGTCATCAAGGGCGGCCGCATTACTGCACGCAACGGCCAGGCCACAGTGGAAATGCCATGA
- a CDS encoding amidohydrolase family protein, with protein sequence MTRQVLDTLELGKRPNGRTLITAAWVLGHRDGGHRLIPNGQVVVDGSEVIYVGTDFAGEVARRIDFGAALVSPGLIDLDALSDLDTTILGIDHHPGWAKGRVWPRHYVEAGPYEMYSQEELAFQKRFAFGQLLLNGITTAAPIASLFYREWGETVAEFDAAADAAGDLGLRVYLSPAYRAGGMVLEEPGRMEAVFDEKRGLAGLRDAVDYIGRQTGRHGDLVRGMLVPDRVETCTEELLRQTQAAAAELGCKIRLHMAQGSMEVETVRKLHGTTAPVWLARAGLLNDRLIAPHATNATEEDLGLYAQNDVSIVHCPLVSARGGSTLNSFSKCKERGINIAMGTDTTPPDMLMNLLVGLIACRINDRAPDRVRSADLFDAATLGGAKALGRDDLGRLTPGGRADIAVFGLDDAFMAPSIDPITTLVTGGSGKVTQAVFVDGRLSMRFGEVAGIDMKAGRERAQRQFDGLIAKYPERSWGNPPVSEIFPPSYPIEVNDNG encoded by the coding sequence ATGACCAGACAGGTTCTCGACACGCTCGAACTCGGCAAGCGGCCCAACGGCCGTACGCTCATCACCGCAGCCTGGGTGCTCGGCCATCGTGACGGCGGGCACAGGTTGATCCCCAATGGCCAGGTCGTCGTCGACGGCAGCGAGGTCATCTATGTCGGTACTGACTTCGCCGGCGAGGTCGCCCGCCGCATCGACTTCGGCGCAGCACTTGTCAGCCCCGGCCTCATCGACCTCGACGCGCTGTCGGATCTCGATACCACCATCCTCGGCATCGACCATCATCCGGGCTGGGCCAAGGGTCGCGTCTGGCCGCGCCATTATGTTGAGGCCGGTCCCTACGAAATGTACTCGCAGGAAGAGCTCGCCTTCCAGAAGCGTTTTGCTTTCGGCCAGCTTCTGCTGAACGGCATCACCACGGCTGCCCCCATCGCCTCGCTGTTTTACCGCGAGTGGGGCGAGACGGTCGCCGAGTTCGATGCTGCGGCGGATGCAGCCGGCGACCTTGGCCTGCGTGTCTATCTCAGCCCCGCCTATCGCGCCGGCGGCATGGTTCTGGAAGAGCCGGGCCGCATGGAGGCGGTGTTCGACGAAAAGCGCGGTCTTGCCGGACTGCGCGACGCGGTCGACTATATCGGTCGGCAGACCGGCCGCCACGGCGACCTGGTGCGCGGCATGCTGGTGCCTGACCGTGTCGAGACCTGCACGGAAGAGCTGCTTCGCCAGACGCAGGCAGCTGCGGCCGAACTCGGCTGCAAGATCCGCCTCCACATGGCGCAGGGCTCGATGGAAGTCGAAACCGTTCGCAAGCTGCACGGCACGACAGCGCCGGTGTGGCTGGCGCGTGCCGGCTTGCTCAACGACAGGCTGATCGCGCCGCATGCCACCAACGCGACCGAAGAGGACCTCGGGCTCTACGCACAGAACGATGTGTCGATCGTGCATTGCCCACTGGTCTCGGCCCGTGGCGGCAGCACGCTCAACTCGTTCTCCAAGTGCAAGGAGCGCGGCATCAACATCGCGATGGGCACCGATACGACGCCTCCCGACATGCTGATGAACCTGCTCGTCGGCCTGATCGCCTGCCGCATCAACGACCGTGCGCCTGACCGCGTCCGCAGCGCCGACCTGTTCGACGCCGCAACGCTGGGCGGCGCCAAGGCGCTTGGCCGCGATGACCTCGGCAGGCTCACGCCGGGCGGACGCGCCGACATCGCAGTCTTCGGGCTCGACGATGCCTTCATGGCGCCGTCCATCGACCCGATCACCACACTCGTCACCGGCGGCTCGGGCAAGGTCACACAGGCCGTGTTCGTCGACGGCCGCCTGTCGATGCGTTTCGGCGAGGTTGCCGGCATCGACATGAAGGCCGGACGCGAGCGTGCCCAGCGCCAGTTCGACGGCCTCATCGCCAAGTATCCGGAACGCAGCTGGGGCAACCCGCCGGTTTCGGAGATCTTCCCGCCAAGCTACCCGATAGAGGTCAATGACAATGGCTGA
- a CDS encoding GntR family transcriptional regulator, translating into MTEQASVSTQQIVEKVWLSIAERRLRPGVQLKEGQLAGIFDVSRARIRQALTALEREGLVTIIPNRGAFVCQPSVDEARDVFAVRRSVEACVVDRIGNSISKPDLARLRNHVAQERTANAKDSTTDIIKLSGGFHLLLAEISGSDFLFGMMRDLISRTSLITAVYRNTARFNCGPDEHAEIVEQIASGNFKKAAALMEHHLEHVEAELDLREVRDISHDLRAALA; encoded by the coding sequence ATGACCGAACAAGCAAGTGTTTCGACACAGCAGATTGTCGAGAAGGTATGGCTCTCGATTGCCGAGCGGCGGCTGCGTCCGGGCGTCCAGCTGAAAGAAGGCCAGCTGGCCGGAATCTTCGACGTCAGCCGCGCCCGCATCCGCCAGGCCCTGACCGCGCTTGAGCGCGAAGGCCTCGTGACGATCATTCCCAATCGTGGCGCTTTCGTGTGCCAGCCATCCGTCGACGAGGCCAGGGACGTGTTCGCCGTCCGCCGCTCCGTCGAGGCCTGCGTCGTCGATCGCATCGGCAATTCGATCTCCAAGCCCGACCTGGCGCGGCTGCGCAACCATGTCGCCCAGGAGCGCACCGCCAATGCCAAGGACTCCACCACCGACATCATCAAGCTCTCGGGCGGCTTCCATCTCCTGCTTGCCGAGATATCCGGCTCCGACTTCCTGTTCGGCATGATGCGCGACCTGATCTCGCGCACCTCGCTGATAACAGCCGTCTACCGCAACACCGCGCGCTTCAACTGCGGTCCCGACGAACACGCCGAGATCGTCGAACAGATTGCCAGCGGCAACTTCAAGAAGGCTGCTGCGCTTATGGAGCATCATCTCGAGCACGTTGAGGCCGAGCTCGACTTGAGGGAAGTGCGCGACATCTCGCACGATCTCCGGGCAGCGCTGGCGTAA